From Paenibacillus antri, one genomic window encodes:
- the mnmG gene encoding tRNA uridine-5-carboxymethylaminomethyl(34) synthesis enzyme MnmG — MTTGYAAGEFDVIVIGAGHAGCEAALASARMGCDTLLLTINLDMVAFMPCNPSIGGPAKGHVVREIDALGGEMGRNIDKTYIQMRMLNTGKGPAVHALRAQADKFLYQHTMKETIEKTPNLTLRQGMAEKLIVEDGVCRGCVTKTGAEYRAKTVVLTTGTYLRGKVIIGELMYESGPNNQQPSVGLAKHLKELGFDLVRFKTGTPPRVHKDSIDFEKMEIQPGDNEPKTFSYDDVKQPSDPQLPCWLTYTSGETHEIINSNLHRAPMFSGAIEGTGPKYCPSIEDKIVRFADKPKHQLFLEPEGRYTSEYYVQGLSTSMPEDVQLRILRSIPGMERAEMMRTGYAIEYDAVVPTQLWPTLETKRLPGLFTAGQINGTSGYEEAAAQGIMAGINAARKVLGKDPVVLDRSQAYIGVLIDDLVTKGTSEPYRLLTSRAEYRLLLRHDNADLRLTDIGYEIGLIPQERYDRYLAKKALVEQEIDRLHKTKLRPEEHVQAVLAEAGSVLLNNSVDAASILRRPEISYAHIERMSPSPYELDVEMKEQVEIQLKYVGYIEKQLQQVERLKKMEKKKIPEDIDYFAVHGLATEAKHNLSRIRPISIGQASRIGGVTPADLSILLVYLEQYNKVTAARG; from the coding sequence ATGACCACAGGTTATGCAGCGGGCGAATTCGACGTCATCGTGATCGGGGCCGGCCATGCGGGCTGCGAAGCGGCGCTCGCGTCCGCGCGGATGGGCTGCGATACGCTGCTGCTTACGATCAATCTCGATATGGTGGCTTTCATGCCATGCAATCCGTCGATCGGAGGTCCGGCCAAAGGGCATGTCGTTCGAGAGATCGACGCGCTCGGCGGCGAGATGGGACGCAACATCGATAAGACATATATTCAGATGCGGATGCTGAACACGGGGAAGGGTCCGGCGGTTCACGCGCTTCGCGCGCAGGCGGATAAGTTCCTATACCAGCATACGATGAAGGAAACGATCGAGAAGACGCCGAACTTGACGCTTCGTCAGGGCATGGCGGAGAAGCTCATCGTCGAAGACGGCGTATGCCGCGGCTGCGTGACGAAGACCGGCGCCGAATATCGGGCGAAAACCGTCGTCTTGACGACGGGCACGTATTTGCGCGGGAAGGTCATTATCGGGGAGTTGATGTACGAGAGCGGCCCGAACAATCAGCAGCCGTCCGTCGGACTGGCGAAGCATCTGAAAGAACTGGGCTTCGATCTCGTGCGGTTCAAGACCGGAACGCCGCCGCGTGTGCATAAGGATTCGATCGATTTCGAAAAGATGGAGATTCAACCGGGCGATAACGAGCCGAAGACTTTCTCGTACGACGACGTCAAACAACCGTCGGATCCGCAATTGCCGTGCTGGTTGACGTACACGTCGGGAGAGACGCACGAAATCATCAACTCCAATCTGCATCGGGCGCCGATGTTTTCGGGGGCGATCGAAGGTACGGGACCGAAATATTGCCCTTCGATCGAGGATAAGATCGTTCGATTCGCGGATAAGCCGAAGCATCAGTTGTTTCTGGAGCCGGAAGGCCGGTATACGTCCGAATATTACGTGCAGGGCTTGTCCACGAGCATGCCGGAGGACGTGCAGCTTCGGATTTTGCGTTCGATTCCCGGCATGGAGCGGGCGGAGATGATGCGGACCGGATACGCGATCGAATACGACGCCGTCGTACCGACGCAGCTGTGGCCGACGCTCGAGACGAAGCGTCTGCCGGGCTTGTTCACGGCGGGGCAAATCAACGGAACGTCCGGGTACGAGGAAGCTGCGGCGCAGGGCATTATGGCCGGCATCAACGCGGCTCGGAAGGTGCTCGGGAAGGATCCGGTCGTGTTGGATCGCTCGCAGGCGTACATCGGCGTATTGATCGACGATCTCGTCACGAAGGGAACGAGCGAACCGTACCGTCTGTTGACGTCGCGCGCGGAATATCGCCTTCTGCTTCGTCACGACAACGCCGATCTTCGATTGACAGATATCGGATACGAGATCGGATTGATTCCTCAGGAACGGTACGATCGATATTTGGCGAAGAAAGCGTTGGTCGAACAGGAGATCGATCGTCTCCATAAGACGAAGCTTCGTCCCGAAGAACACGTCCAAGCGGTGCTTGCGGAAGCGGGTTCGGTGCTGCTGAACAATTCGGTCGATGCCGCTTCCATCCTCAGACGACCGGAAATTTCGTACGCCCATATCGAACGGATGAGTCCGTCTCCGTACGAACTGGATGTCGAGATGAAGGAGCAGGTCGAGATCCAGTTGAAATATGTCGGGTATATCGAAAAGCAGCTGCAGCAGGTCGAACGGCTGAAGAAGATGGAGAAGAAAAAAATCCCGGAGGATATCGACTACTTCGCCGTTCATGGTCTCGCCACGGAGGCGAAGCATAACTTAAGTCGAATCCGTCCGATCTCGATCGGCCAAGCGTCCCGGATCGGCGGCGTAACGCCGGCGGATCTTTCGATCCTGCTCGTCTATTTGGAACAATACAATAAAGTGACCGCCGCAAGAGGATAA
- the rsmG gene encoding 16S rRNA (guanine(527)-N(7))-methyltransferase RsmG has product MSDPRETFRGLLAERGIAVTERQLEQFEIYYRELVEWNEKMNLTGITEKEQVYIKHFYDSISLSFFHPLDDVRSIADIGSGAGFPSIPLKIAFPHLRVTIVDSLQKRIGFLRHLVERLGVNDVDCVHARAEDAARLEAHRDRYDVVTARAVARLNVLSEFCLPFVRPQGVFIAMKGSDPGEELKEAAFAFKELGGAVESDFAFELPMEQSGRHVIVVRKTKATPGKYPRKPGVPLKMPLLGAR; this is encoded by the coding sequence ATGTCCGACCCTAGAGAGACGTTCCGAGGTTTGCTTGCGGAGCGCGGCATAGCCGTCACGGAACGACAGCTGGAACAATTCGAGATCTATTACCGGGAACTGGTCGAGTGGAACGAGAAGATGAATTTAACGGGAATTACGGAGAAGGAGCAAGTGTACATCAAACACTTCTACGATTCGATTTCTCTGTCGTTCTTCCACCCGTTGGACGACGTTCGTTCGATCGCCGATATCGGCTCGGGCGCCGGGTTTCCCAGCATTCCGTTGAAAATCGCGTTTCCGCATTTGCGCGTGACGATCGTAGATTCGCTGCAGAAGCGGATCGGGTTTCTCCGACATCTAGTGGAGCGACTGGGCGTGAACGACGTCGATTGCGTTCACGCTCGCGCGGAGGATGCGGCGCGGCTCGAGGCGCATCGCGATCGATACGATGTCGTAACGGCTCGCGCCGTCGCCCGCCTGAATGTACTGTCGGAGTTTTGCCTTCCGTTCGTCCGTCCTCAGGGCGTATTCATCGCCATGAAGGGCTCCGACCCGGGGGAGGAGCTGAAGGAAGCGGCTTTCGCGTTCAAAGAGCTTGGTGGCGCCGTAGAGTCGGATTTCGCTTTCGAATTACCTATGGAGCAGTCTGGAAGACATGTGATCGTCGTTCGGAAGACGAAGGCGACGCCGGGCAAATATCCGCGCAAACCCGGCGTCCCGTTGAAGATGCCGCTTCTCGGCGCGCGATAA
- the noc gene encoding nucleoid occlusion protein, whose product MKEQFNRFFGLQEKTTNEEVKMIPVESIVPSPYQPRSVFDDERIEELCQTIRTHGVIQPIVVRVRDGRHELIAGERRWRAVRKLEWDTIPAIVREFNDSQAASISLIENLQREGLTSIEEAIAYQKLIEIHQLTQESLAQRLGKSQSTIANKIRLLHLSEPVKQALLERQITERHARAMLALPTEELQLKVLEDIVTKELNVKQTETRIQFILESIRQSVEKKPKRISFSKDVRLAVNTIRQSVDMVMGTGMNIVKDEQDYEDRYEIIIKIPKR is encoded by the coding sequence ATGAAGGAACAATTCAATCGGTTTTTTGGGCTGCAGGAGAAGACGACGAACGAAGAAGTGAAGATGATTCCGGTCGAATCGATCGTTCCGAGTCCTTATCAGCCAAGATCCGTATTTGACGACGAGCGCATCGAAGAATTGTGCCAGACGATTCGGACGCATGGCGTCATTCAACCGATCGTCGTTCGCGTTCGCGACGGCAGACATGAGCTGATCGCGGGGGAACGCCGTTGGAGAGCCGTACGGAAGCTGGAGTGGGACACCATCCCGGCGATCGTGCGCGAATTCAACGATTCGCAAGCGGCGTCGATATCATTGATCGAAAATCTGCAGCGCGAAGGGTTGACTTCGATCGAGGAAGCGATCGCGTACCAGAAGCTCATCGAAATTCATCAGCTTACGCAGGAAAGCTTGGCGCAGCGGCTGGGGAAGAGCCAATCGACAATCGCCAACAAAATTCGTCTGCTGCATCTGTCGGAGCCGGTGAAGCAAGCGCTGCTGGAGCGTCAGATTACGGAACGCCATGCAAGAGCGATGCTTGCGCTGCCGACGGAGGAGCTGCAGCTCAAGGTGTTGGAAGATATCGTCACGAAGGAATTGAACGTAAAGCAGACCGAGACGCGAATTCAATTCATCCTCGAGTCCATTCGCCAGAGCGTCGAGAAAAAGCCGAAGCGGATTTCCTTCTCGAAAGACGTCCGACTTGCGGTCAACACGATCCGACAATCCGTCGACATGGTCATGGGGACGGGGATGAACATCGTTAAAGACGAGCAAGACTACGAAGATCGATACGAAATCATCATTAAAATACCGAAGCGATAA
- a CDS encoding ParA family protein, producing the protein MSKIIAITNQKGGVGKTTTSVNLGASLASLGKRVLLIDIDPQGNSTSGIGVNKADVQYCIYDVLINDIHPKDAIVDTNIPNLKMIPATIQLAGAEIELVPTISREVRLKKSIQLVRHMFDYILIDCPPSLGILTVNSLTASDSVIIPIQCEYYALEGLSQLLNTIRLVQKHLNTSLQIEGVLLTMFDARTNLGIQVIEEVKKYFQHKVYQTIIPRNVRLSEAPSHGQSIITYDPRSKGAEVYMELAKEVISIE; encoded by the coding sequence TTGTCCAAAATCATTGCAATTACGAACCAAAAGGGCGGCGTCGGCAAGACGACGACCTCGGTCAACCTGGGAGCGTCGCTCGCTTCTTTGGGGAAGAGAGTGCTGTTGATCGATATCGATCCGCAGGGCAATTCGACGAGCGGGATCGGCGTCAACAAAGCGGACGTCCAATATTGTATCTACGACGTATTAATTAACGATATTCACCCGAAAGACGCGATCGTCGATACGAACATTCCGAATTTGAAAATGATTCCGGCCACCATCCAATTGGCCGGCGCCGAGATCGAGCTCGTGCCGACGATTTCCCGCGAGGTGCGGCTGAAGAAGTCGATCCAGCTCGTGCGGCATATGTTCGACTACATCTTGATCGATTGTCCTCCGTCGCTCGGCATCTTAACCGTAAATTCGCTCACGGCCTCCGATTCCGTCATCATTCCGATCCAATGCGAGTATTACGCGCTCGAAGGGTTAAGCCAACTGCTCAACACGATTCGCTTGGTGCAAAAGCATCTGAACACGTCGCTTCAGATCGAAGGCGTGCTGCTGACGATGTTCGACGCGAGAACGAATCTAGGCATCCAAGTCATCGAAGAGGTCAAGAAGTACTTCCAACACAAGGTGTATCAGACGATCATCCCGAGGAACGTTCGATTAAGCGAGGCGCCCAGCCATGGGCAGTCCATCATTACGTACGACCCGAGATCGAAGGGTGCAGAAGTCTACATGGAGCTTGCAAAGGAAGTGATCTCCATTGAATAA
- a CDS encoding ParB/RepB/Spo0J family partition protein, with translation MNKRLGRGLDALIPALNIKEDDKILEISVSQLRPNPYQPRKHFDDDSIADLAGSIKEHGVIQPIIVRAVVKGYEIIAGERRWRATQQAGLATIPAVVRNFSDQQVMEIALIENLQREDLNAMEVALAYQNLIDTFSLTQEELSAKVGKSRSHIANFLRLLSLPAKVKEYVSRGTLSMGHARAIAGMKDEKAILELTERTIVEQWSVRELEEAIRKLEDQQKKQPKPKKIKRDPYIHALEEDLRDYLKTTVKIKSNKEKGKIEILYYSNDDLQRLLEIMQGKYTG, from the coding sequence TTGAATAAGAGATTGGGCAGAGGATTGGATGCGTTAATTCCGGCGCTAAACATCAAAGAAGACGATAAAATCCTCGAAATATCCGTCTCGCAGCTGCGGCCGAATCCGTATCAGCCGCGGAAGCACTTCGACGACGACAGCATCGCCGATTTGGCCGGCTCCATTAAGGAGCATGGCGTCATCCAACCGATCATCGTACGCGCCGTAGTGAAGGGGTACGAAATTATCGCCGGCGAACGCCGTTGGAGAGCGACGCAGCAGGCGGGCTTGGCGACGATTCCTGCGGTCGTCCGCAATTTTTCCGACCAACAAGTAATGGAGATCGCGCTGATCGAGAACTTGCAGCGCGAGGATCTGAACGCGATGGAAGTGGCGTTGGCGTATCAGAACTTGATCGACACGTTCTCGTTGACGCAGGAAGAATTGTCGGCGAAGGTCGGCAAGTCCAGATCGCACATCGCGAATTTTCTTCGGTTGCTTTCCTTGCCTGCGAAGGTGAAGGAATATGTTTCACGTGGAACATTGTCGATGGGACATGCGCGCGCAATCGCGGGCATGAAGGACGAGAAGGCGATCCTTGAATTGACGGAACGGACGATCGTCGAACAATGGAGCGTACGCGAGCTGGAAGAGGCGATTCGGAAGCTGGAGGATCAGCAGAAGAAGCAGCCGAAGCCGAAGAAGATCAAGCGGGACCCGTACATTCACGCGTTGGAAGAAGACTTGAGGGATTATTTGAAGACGACGGTGAAAATTAAGTCGAATAAGGAAAAAGGCAAGATCGAAATCCTATATTACTCGAACGACGACCTGCAGCGATTGTTAGAGATCATGCAAGGGAAATATACAGGATAA